One Merismopedia glauca CCAP 1448/3 genomic window, TCAGAACATCTGCGATTTGGGAAGCTAGGTTTACAGGATCGAAAGGCTTAGCCAAAATGGCTTTTACCCCTAATGTATCAAAGCGATCGCCATTGTCAAATCGATCTTTAGCAGTTAATAAAATTACGGGAATTTGAGCCGTATCCAGATTAGCCCGTAGCTGAGTCAAAACCCCAACAGCATCTATATCTGGCAATCGATAATCTAAAATAATGGCATCTGGTTGTTGAGTTTGTGCCACTATCAATCCTTCACTTCCTGAAGCTGCGGTTAATACCTGCCAGGGTGCTAGCATCTCCAAACTCAATTGAGCTACTTCACGAATATCATCATCATCATCAACAATTAAGATACACTTAGTTGTATGCAATTGATTTCTCCTCCTCACCACACAATTGGCTTAATTTCAGGCTATGGGTAACCTGACATAAAAAGTACTCCCCGCACCTAATTGACTCTCTACCCAAATCTCACCTTGATGCTGCTGCACAATAGTGCGACAAATAGCCAATCCCAACCCCGTACCTTGCTTTTCTCTAGCATCAGCCGGATCTACTTGTTGAAAACTCTCAAAGATTAACTCCAGTTTATCAACTGGAATCCCTCGCCCCCGATCTTGGACTTTAACCAGTACAGTCTGAGATAATTCCGTTTCTAGGGTAGCGCTGAGAGAAATTTCGGAATTGGTAGGAGAAAACTTAATGGCGTTACTTAACAAATTAACGAGCAATTGAAAGAGGCGATCTGGATCTGCTTCGATAAAAACGGGGGTTTGAGAAACTAAAATCTTGACACCTGTTCGATCTGCCAGAGGCTGCATCACTTCAGTCACTTCTTGCATTAAATTGAGCAAATTACACTGTTTTTTCTGCAAAAACCATTGACCTACTTGTAAGCGTTGTAAATCGAGTAAATCGTTGAGTAATCGTAATAAGCGTTCGGTGTTACTCACCGCAATTTCTAGCATTCGCTGACCTTTAGGGGATAAAGCACCTAATTTACCTGTCAGCAATAAACCTAAAGCGCCTCTAATTGAGGTTAATGGAGTCCGTAATTCATGACTGACTATTGAAATCAATTCTTCTTGAGGTTCTGACCAAGTAGTTAGGTGGGAAAGAGGTTTAGCAATGATTGACTTACCAATTACTTGACCTGTTAAATCTTGAATGGGAGAGACACTCACAATT contains:
- a CDS encoding response regulator encodes the protein MHTTKCILIVDDDDDIREVAQLSLEMLAPWQVLTAASGSEGLIVAQTQQPDAIILDYRLPDIDAVGVLTQLRANLDTAQIPVILLTAKDRFDNGDRFDTLGVKAILAKPFDPVNLASQIADVLKWELSD
- a CDS encoding PAS domain-containing sensor histidine kinase gives rise to the protein MSRDLNQNFCQLAAIVESAADAIVGISLENEIVTWNRGAEKIYGYSAPEAMGKSFATLVNPDATKSTSLELSDLETSGCTLAKHYRQDGQAIKVIVSVSPIQDLTGQVIGKSIIAKPLSHLTTWSEPQEELISIVSHELRTPLTSIRGALGLLLTGKLGALSPKGQRMLEIAVSNTERLLRLLNDLLDLQRLQVGQWFLQKKQCNLLNLMQEVTEVMQPLADRTGVKILVSQTPVFIEADPDRLFQLLVNLLSNAIKFSPTNSEISLSATLETELSQTVLVKVQDRGRGIPVDKLELIFESFQQVDPADAREKQGTGLGLAICRTIVQQHQGEIWVESQLGAGSTFYVRLPIA